The Saxibacter everestensis genome has a window encoding:
- a CDS encoding DUF222 domain-containing protein, translated as MEGKSRVARPVDGPQLLIEQAVDQAVSGTVSAESLRLLRSVLDRSLACDFGEYVVLLERLDEAEELPEELRVDVIRAWERVSASARARQDDQLAEHRANAAAAAARVYRAQAAGSTRPGVDELERFARMEVTAALKWTDGHAKRRIDQASRVIDRLPSTHVLHRAAALSSSQVAVLDENSKDFDAYQAAAFEMWLLPKIPELTVARTRRLAARYCANLCPEILSDRLEQALQRRCVKKQACPDGMAILEAYLPADAAEIVYNCLTTFAHTGPPETTVSQRRADALVDLALAGLAGYTDPAGRALTTTLNVTIPATLLAQTLDDLAAREGGDRTGVGSGGAGSGDDQTGTVGGRPDDGMTGSGNDAHSTAGGATASGSAAGASGTSSSSSDVPRGDFAGADASRNATATGPPTEARPASDEEPAGAAILAGYGVIPPTLAVRLAADATWRRIITDPINGTVLHIDSNEYRPPEELKRYVVARSQHCIFIGCTVPAHKCDLDHTVPFPVGRTTAANMGPLSRGHHRLKTFGQWKLEQPENGVFRWTDPHHRQYWVTPEPLESEPLHDLNLALPDTPPF; from the coding sequence ATGGAAGGGAAGAGCAGAGTCGCTCGGCCGGTCGACGGCCCTCAATTGTTGATTGAGCAGGCTGTCGATCAGGCGGTGTCCGGGACCGTGAGCGCGGAGTCTTTGAGGTTGTTGCGGAGCGTGTTGGACCGGTCTCTGGCTTGTGACTTCGGTGAGTACGTCGTCTTGTTGGAGCGGCTGGATGAGGCGGAGGAACTGCCGGAGGAGCTCCGGGTTGATGTGATCCGGGCCTGGGAGCGCGTTTCCGCCAGCGCCCGGGCCCGCCAGGACGACCAGCTGGCGGAACACCGGGCGAACGCCGCTGCTGCCGCGGCCCGGGTGTACCGCGCCCAAGCAGCGGGGAGTACCCGGCCTGGGGTGGATGAGTTGGAGCGGTTCGCCCGGATGGAAGTCACCGCCGCCCTGAAATGGACCGATGGGCACGCTAAACGCCGGATCGATCAGGCGTCCCGGGTGATCGACCGGCTGCCGAGTACGCACGTCTTGCACCGAGCCGCAGCACTCAGCTCGAGCCAGGTCGCGGTGCTGGATGAGAACTCGAAAGACTTCGACGCCTACCAGGCCGCAGCGTTCGAGATGTGGCTGCTACCGAAAATCCCGGAACTCACCGTAGCGAGAACCCGGCGCCTCGCGGCACGGTATTGCGCGAACTTGTGCCCGGAGATCCTCAGCGACCGACTCGAACAAGCCCTCCAACGCCGGTGCGTGAAGAAACAGGCCTGCCCGGACGGGATGGCGATCCTGGAAGCCTATTTGCCCGCCGATGCCGCGGAAATCGTGTACAACTGCCTGACCACATTCGCCCACACCGGCCCGCCGGAGACCACAGTGTCGCAACGGCGTGCCGATGCCCTGGTCGACCTCGCCCTGGCCGGTCTCGCCGGCTACACCGACCCCGCCGGCAGAGCACTGACCACGACCTTGAACGTCACCATCCCCGCCACCCTCCTAGCCCAAACACTGGACGACCTCGCCGCCCGCGAAGGTGGCGATAGGACAGGTGTTGGCTCTGGCGGGGCTGGAAGTGGCGACGATCAGACGGGCACCGTGGGAGGTCGGCCGGACGACGGCATGACGGGCAGCGGCAACGACGCGCATTCAACTGCGGGAGGCGCGACCGCCAGCGGCAGCGCAGCCGGTGCGAGCGGTACCTCTAGCAGCAGCTCGGATGTCCCTCGCGGCGATTTCGCTGGGGCTGACGCTTCCAGGAACGCGACCGCGACCGGCCCACCCACCGAGGCCCGGCCGGCTAGTGACGAGGAACCAGCCGGTGCGGCGATCCTGGCCGGATACGGCGTGATCCCACCGACACTCGCAGTCAGACTAGCCGCGGACGCCACCTGGCGGCGGATCATCACCGACCCCATCAACGGAACCGTCCTCCACATCGACAGCAACGAATACCGCCCACCCGAAGAACTCAAACGCTACGTAGTAGCCCGCAGCCAACACTGCATCTTCATCGGCTGCACCGTCCCGGCACACAAATGCGACCTGGACCACACTGTTCCGTTTCCGGTGGGCCGGACCACCGCAGCGAACATGGGCCCGCTCTCGCGCGGACATCACCGGCTAAAAACATTCGGACAATGGAAACTCGAACAGCCAGAAAACGGCGTCTTCCGCTGGACCGACCCACACCACCGGCAATACTGGGTCACCCCAGAACCACTAGAAAGCGAACCCCTCCACGACCTCAACCTCGCCCTACCAGACACCCCACCCTTCTGA
- a CDS encoding sulfurtransferase produces the protein MTDTSVRESVLISAAQLQEELSSGTATVPVVLDVRWALGGPNGRAAYDAGHIPGAIYVDLESELTGHGRSASEGRHPLPDVSDFQAAARRWGISDDSDVVVYDQTSGMAAARLWWLLRWAGLRTVRVLDGGYPSWLAHNGASNTAPESPEPGTVSFSAGQMPTLSAEEAEAYGQSGVLLDARAGERYRGESEPIDPKAGHIPGAASAPTTENVSGQEFLPTEKLRARFEDLGVTDSAKVGAYCGSGITAAHEVLALAAIGVDAALYPASWSGWCSDDSRPVATGVED, from the coding sequence ATGACCGATACCAGTGTCCGCGAGTCAGTGTTGATTTCCGCGGCTCAGCTTCAGGAGGAGCTCAGCTCCGGCACCGCTACTGTCCCCGTGGTGCTGGACGTGCGATGGGCGCTCGGCGGCCCGAACGGCCGCGCAGCGTACGACGCCGGCCACATACCGGGCGCGATCTACGTTGACCTCGAATCGGAACTCACCGGGCATGGCCGGTCAGCGTCCGAGGGCAGACATCCTCTGCCGGACGTCTCAGATTTCCAGGCGGCCGCCCGGCGTTGGGGAATAAGCGACGATAGCGACGTTGTGGTCTATGACCAGACCAGCGGCATGGCCGCAGCTCGGTTGTGGTGGCTGTTGCGCTGGGCCGGATTGAGAACGGTTCGGGTGCTCGACGGCGGGTACCCGTCCTGGCTGGCTCACAACGGTGCCTCGAACACCGCCCCTGAATCTCCGGAACCCGGCACTGTGTCTTTCTCCGCCGGCCAGATGCCGACACTCTCGGCCGAAGAAGCCGAGGCCTACGGTCAGAGCGGCGTCCTGCTCGATGCCCGCGCCGGCGAGCGATACCGGGGCGAATCGGAACCGATCGATCCGAAGGCCGGACATATTCCGGGTGCCGCGAGCGCTCCGACTACCGAGAATGTTTCCGGTCAGGAGTTCCTGCCAACCGAAAAGCTTCGAGCCCGCTTCGAGGATCTGGGTGTGACCGACTCCGCGAAAGTTGGCGCCTACTGCGGCAGCGGAATCACCGCCGCCCACGAGGTGCTGGCACTTGCGGCGATCGGCGTCGATGCCGCCTTGTACCCTGCGTCCTGGTCCGGCTGGTGCTCGGACGACAGCCGCCCCGTGGCCACCGGAGTTGAGGACTAG
- the rsmA gene encoding 16S rRNA (adenine(1518)-N(6)/adenine(1519)-N(6))-dimethyltransferase RsmA, with protein sequence MTDSVQSGGATDDSRLLGAADIRRLAERLDIRPTKQLGQNFVIDPNTVRRIVRTARVQPGEHIVEIGPGLGSLTLGLLEAGATVTAVEIDPKLAGELAKTVHGYQPEADGRFRVVNQDALRLQELPGEAGPPVALVANLPYNISVPVLLHFLELFPQLERVLVMVQAEVADRLAAAPGSRIYGVPSVKAAWYADVKRVGAVGRHVFWPAPKVDSGLVSFTCRTAPITSASRLEVFAAIDAAFAQRRKTLRSALSSWAGSAQLAEDCLREAGIDHRLRGEAIDVHDFARIAEAKQRVAAAPQ encoded by the coding sequence GTGACAGATTCTGTGCAGAGTGGCGGCGCCACGGACGATTCAAGGTTGCTCGGCGCGGCGGACATCCGCAGGCTGGCCGAACGGTTGGACATCCGGCCGACCAAGCAGCTGGGCCAGAATTTCGTCATCGATCCCAATACAGTGCGCAGGATTGTCAGAACCGCACGCGTGCAACCTGGTGAGCACATCGTCGAGATCGGCCCGGGTCTCGGCTCGCTCACCCTTGGTTTACTTGAGGCCGGCGCAACTGTCACCGCGGTGGAAATCGACCCGAAGCTCGCCGGCGAGCTGGCGAAAACAGTGCACGGCTACCAGCCTGAGGCCGACGGCCGTTTCAGGGTCGTCAATCAGGACGCACTGCGACTGCAGGAACTGCCAGGCGAAGCGGGACCGCCGGTGGCGCTGGTGGCTAACCTTCCATACAACATTTCCGTCCCGGTGCTCCTGCATTTTCTCGAACTGTTTCCGCAGCTCGAGCGGGTGCTCGTAATGGTTCAGGCAGAGGTGGCCGACCGGCTAGCGGCCGCGCCCGGCTCCCGAATCTACGGCGTTCCCTCGGTGAAGGCCGCCTGGTATGCGGATGTGAAGCGGGTCGGCGCCGTCGGACGCCATGTGTTCTGGCCGGCGCCGAAGGTGGATTCGGGACTCGTGTCCTTTACCTGCCGCACCGCGCCGATCACCTCGGCGAGCCGGCTCGAGGTTTTCGCCGCCATCGACGCTGCCTTCGCGCAGCGGCGAAAAACCCTGCGTTCAGCACTGTCGTCCTGGGCGGGGTCGGCCCAACTGGCCGAAGACTGCCTACGGGAGGCGGGTATCGATCACCGGCTGCGGGGCGAGGCGATCGACGTCCATGACTTCGCTCGGATCGCCGAGGCAAAACAACGAGTCGCCGCCGCGCCCCAATGA
- a CDS encoding 4-(cytidine 5'-diphospho)-2-C-methyl-D-erythritol kinase, with protein sequence MTVKPVPDSLTVSARAPGKVNLHLGVGPLGDDGYHDVANLYQAVSLYETVTVTPADGFSVELKGPFSDREIPTDGSNLAIRAARLLADHSGIAGGVHITVTKNVPVAGGMGGGSADAAATLVACDELWNLELGKQELCEIGAVLGADVPFAIIGGTAIGLGRGDELTPALGRGVYHWVIATSKGELSTPIVYSTLDKQRSGRSVPDPTIPDGIMHALRSGDPETLAQAMHNDLQTAAMELKPELLRALDIGEQVGALAGIVSGSGPTLAFLVSDAEQALETALMLSASGEIDQVYRVTSPAGGARVIRPHDEHPSATRKTT encoded by the coding sequence ATGACGGTCAAGCCGGTGCCAGACAGCCTCACCGTCAGCGCGCGCGCCCCGGGAAAAGTCAATCTTCACCTCGGGGTCGGGCCGCTGGGCGACGATGGATACCACGATGTCGCGAACCTCTATCAGGCGGTCTCGCTGTACGAAACGGTGACCGTGACTCCAGCAGATGGTTTCTCGGTTGAGCTCAAGGGCCCGTTCTCGGACCGGGAGATTCCGACCGACGGCAGCAATCTCGCGATCAGGGCAGCACGTCTGCTGGCAGACCATTCCGGGATCGCCGGCGGTGTGCATATCACCGTGACGAAGAACGTACCGGTTGCCGGTGGCATGGGTGGGGGATCGGCCGATGCCGCCGCGACCCTGGTTGCCTGTGACGAACTGTGGAATCTCGAACTCGGCAAGCAGGAACTGTGCGAGATCGGTGCCGTGCTTGGCGCCGACGTGCCATTCGCCATCATCGGCGGGACAGCGATCGGCCTCGGCCGCGGCGACGAGCTCACGCCGGCGCTGGGACGCGGCGTCTACCACTGGGTGATCGCGACGTCGAAAGGGGAGTTGTCCACGCCGATCGTTTACTCGACGCTGGACAAGCAACGTTCAGGCCGGAGCGTTCCGGACCCGACCATCCCGGACGGCATAATGCATGCTTTGCGCTCGGGCGACCCGGAAACGCTCGCGCAGGCCATGCACAACGACTTGCAGACGGCAGCAATGGAACTGAAGCCCGAGTTGCTTCGGGCACTCGACATTGGGGAACAGGTCGGTGCTCTGGCTGGTATTGTCTCCGGGTCAGGGCCGACGCTCGCGTTCCTGGTCTCGGACGCCGAGCAGGCTCTGGAAACCGCGCTGATGCTCTCGGCATCCGGCGAGATCGACCAGGTTTACCGGGTCACTTCTCCTGCCGGTGGCGCGCGAGTGATCCGACCGCACGATGAACATCCCTCCGCAACCCGAAAGACAACGTGA
- a CDS encoding CPBP family intramembrane glutamic endopeptidase: MNKFTNRGHAPVVTPAGVADAAADRPQVVGLARPVRVPWPAVVVFVLTACALAWLVAIPLWTNGKGLGDAVMVQVVAAVMMLTPALATIVALIVQRRGSDGTRIAKARYLGIWPLRSAKRVVWMTVGTYFAVMAFVFVTILFAGAVGWADLDLAGLSGFREYLASTGAIDPGKPFAAVPFALIVAIQLASIPFNGLFTALFAFGEEVGWRGWLLTSLRPLGTWPALVITGAVWGVWHSPLILLGYNFGRTDIGGVALMTGGCIAFGILLGWTRLRTGSVWPAVFGHAALNVSTGPLILLTYQAGTVPNASTTSALGFSGWIVTAVIVAALLLTGQFSRQAELAPARPQAVRSGSRQEQLRAD, translated from the coding sequence ATGAACAAGTTCACCAACCGAGGCCACGCTCCCGTTGTCACGCCTGCGGGTGTTGCGGATGCTGCGGCGGACCGGCCGCAGGTCGTCGGCCTGGCGCGGCCGGTTCGCGTGCCATGGCCGGCCGTCGTTGTGTTCGTTCTGACTGCCTGCGCGCTTGCCTGGTTGGTGGCGATCCCGCTCTGGACGAACGGCAAGGGCCTGGGCGATGCCGTGATGGTTCAGGTTGTCGCGGCGGTCATGATGTTGACGCCGGCGCTCGCCACGATCGTTGCATTGATAGTGCAGCGCCGCGGGAGCGATGGTACTCGGATAGCGAAAGCTCGCTACCTCGGCATCTGGCCGCTGCGGTCGGCCAAGCGGGTGGTCTGGATGACCGTGGGCACGTACTTTGCCGTGATGGCATTCGTGTTCGTCACCATTCTGTTCGCGGGGGCGGTCGGCTGGGCCGACCTCGACCTGGCCGGCCTTTCTGGATTTCGCGAGTACTTGGCCTCGACCGGCGCTATTGATCCTGGCAAACCGTTCGCGGCGGTGCCGTTCGCTCTGATCGTGGCGATTCAGCTTGCGAGCATCCCGTTCAATGGCTTGTTCACCGCTCTGTTCGCTTTCGGCGAGGAGGTCGGCTGGCGTGGTTGGCTGCTGACCAGCCTGCGGCCTCTTGGCACCTGGCCCGCCCTGGTGATAACCGGTGCCGTCTGGGGAGTATGGCATTCGCCGCTCATCCTGCTTGGCTATAACTTCGGTCGCACCGACATCGGTGGCGTGGCGCTGATGACCGGCGGTTGCATCGCCTTCGGCATCCTGCTCGGCTGGACTCGGCTTCGAACCGGGTCGGTCTGGCCGGCGGTATTCGGCCACGCGGCTCTGAACGTTTCCACCGGGCCGCTGATTCTGCTGACCTACCAGGCCGGTACCGTTCCGAATGCCAGCACGACGAGCGCGCTCGGCTTCTCCGGCTGGATCGTGACGGCCGTTATCGTCGCGGCCCTGCTGCTGACCGGTCAGTTCAGCAGGCAGGCCGAACTGGCGCCGGCGCGGCCCCAGGCGGTCCGGTCCGGATCCCGGCAGGAGCAACTGCGCGCCGATTAA
- a CDS encoding THUMP-like domain-containing protein, whose product MDADSLKLLLDPAGFALLNELPPYDESESLRLSEQLRAAGHPAELVAAALTQSRLRDKATSKFGAFAADMLFTADGLEQATRLSVAARHANRFAQAGIEKIADLGCGIGADAMAMAALDRQVLAVDADEVTAAIASVNLRHLPTATVRHARAEDTDLSGFDGAWLDPARRSPGRSDSQGRTSRIFDPEAFSPPLSFVTSLAADLPALGAKLGPALPHEEIPLGAEAQWTSVGGSVVEVALWWNATARKGVRRAALVIGRDGGVAEATDIDLPEQAVGEIGGFLYEPDGAVIRSGLVTALLPITTGRLIDPKIAYVTSDVAVSTPLATGWQVEDVLPFSLKKLRGYLRERNIGILTIKKRGSAIVPEQLRKQLRLEGSEEATIVVTKVRGKQVVIMVRPLIGADVRVAP is encoded by the coding sequence GTGGATGCCGACAGCCTGAAATTGCTACTCGATCCGGCGGGCTTCGCCCTGCTGAATGAATTGCCTCCCTACGACGAATCGGAATCGCTCCGGCTGTCCGAGCAGCTGCGCGCAGCTGGACACCCTGCGGAACTGGTTGCTGCGGCGCTGACTCAATCCCGACTGCGCGACAAGGCGACCTCAAAGTTCGGCGCATTCGCCGCGGACATGCTGTTCACCGCTGACGGCCTGGAACAGGCGACCAGGCTCTCCGTGGCGGCGCGGCATGCCAACCGTTTCGCCCAGGCCGGGATCGAGAAGATTGCCGATCTGGGCTGCGGAATCGGCGCCGATGCGATGGCGATGGCCGCCCTCGACCGACAGGTGCTGGCAGTTGATGCCGATGAAGTCACCGCCGCTATCGCCTCAGTGAACCTCCGTCACCTGCCTACTGCGACCGTGCGTCATGCCCGGGCCGAGGACACCGATCTGTCCGGGTTCGACGGCGCCTGGCTTGATCCGGCCCGCCGATCACCTGGCCGCAGCGACTCACAGGGGCGAACCAGCAGGATTTTCGATCCCGAAGCTTTTTCTCCTCCACTGTCGTTCGTGACATCGCTTGCGGCCGACCTGCCCGCCCTGGGTGCGAAGCTGGGGCCCGCACTACCGCATGAAGAGATTCCGCTCGGGGCCGAGGCACAGTGGACGTCCGTCGGCGGGAGCGTCGTCGAGGTCGCCCTGTGGTGGAATGCCACCGCCCGCAAGGGTGTGCGGCGGGCTGCGCTCGTCATCGGTCGTGATGGCGGCGTCGCTGAGGCGACCGATATCGACCTGCCAGAACAGGCCGTCGGTGAGATCGGTGGTTTCCTGTACGAGCCGGACGGCGCCGTGATCCGATCGGGTCTGGTTACCGCGCTTCTACCGATAACCACCGGCCGGCTGATCGACCCGAAGATCGCCTACGTGACTTCAGATGTCGCGGTGTCCACTCCCCTGGCCACCGGTTGGCAGGTTGAGGACGTGCTGCCATTCAGTCTGAAGAAGCTCCGCGGCTACCTGCGCGAACGGAATATCGGCATCCTCACCATCAAGAAGCGCGGGAGTGCGATCGTCCCCGAACAGCTGCGCAAGCAGCTGCGGTTGGAGGGCAGCGAAGAGGCGACAATCGTCGTCACGAAAGTTCGCGGCAAGCAGGTTGTCATTATGGTTCGACCTCTTATCGGCGCGGACGTTAGGGTTGCCCCATGA